The following DNA comes from Spirulina major PCC 6313.
AAATAAATTAAGCGGTTCTCACTTGTTCAGCGGATAACAGCGATCGCTCCCGATGAGGGTGATCGTTAAGCGCCGAGGTCGTGGAATTGACCGATGGCCCGGAATTTTTGATAGCGGGCTTCGCGGCGTTCAGCCGGGGTGAGACTGAGTAAGACTTCGAGGTTCTTCAGGAGGCTGGCTTTCAACCCCTGAGCCGCGCCGATGGGGTCAGAATGCGCACCACTCGACGGTTCGGGGAGGATTTCATCGAGAATGCCCAGGTTTTTGAGATCCCAGGCGGTGATTTTTAATGCTGCTGCGGCTTGGGGGGCTTTGGCGGCATCTTTCCAGAGAATGGCGGCGCAGGCTTCGGGGGTGGCGACGGTGTAAACGGCATGCTCGAACATGAGGATGCGATCGCCCACGCCAATCCCCAACGCGCCCCCCGATCCGCCTTCGCCGATCACAGTACAGAGAATCGGCACATCAAAACTAAACATTTCCCGCAGGTTATAGGCGATCGCTTCCCCCTGGCCGCGTTTTTCCGCCTCAACCCCCGCCCAAGCCCCCGGCGTATCAATAAAGGTCAAAATCGGCATCCCAAACCGATTCGCATGCTCCATCAACCGCAAGGCCTTCCGGTAGCCCCCCGGTGATGCCATGCCAAAATTACGCAGGACATTATCTTTGGTATCCCGGCCCTTTTGATGGCCGAGCATCACCACCGGCATCCCGCCCAAACGAGCCACCCCACCCACCAACGCCGGGTCATCATTGCCACTGCGATCGCCATGGAGTTCAAGCCACTCATCACACATCGCCTGAATATAGTCCAACGTCGAAGGACGACGCGGATGCCGCGCCAACTGAAGCCGCTGAGCCGGAGTCAAACTACTAAAAATTTCTTGGCGCAACTGGTCTGCTTTCGCCTCCAACTCCCGGATTTGCTCAGACACATCGACGTTATTTTCACGGGCAAGTTCACGAATCTGCTCAATCCGCGACTCTAACTCGCAGAGCGGCTTCTCAAACGTAAGCAGAAACGGACGGTTTTTAGTGGCACTCATAGGGACAGGTTAAGGGTAAAACAAACCAGTGGGGGGCTAAACAGTCAGCAGCGGCTGGAAACCATGCTTCACCGATGCCGCTCCAATTTGCTCCATTTTTTCCACCGTAATCTGATTCCGGCCCCAAGAAAAATTCGTGTGCCATTGTTCAAACTCCAGCAGCATCGCCTCGGCAAAACAGGCAAAAAATTGCCGTCCGGGCACATCCATCTCAACAATTTCCATGATTTTCCAATCAATATCCAAACTATGCTCCACAATTCCGCCCTTAAGCACAGAAACGCCCTCTTGAGCCAGCTTGGTATCAAGATTTTTCGGATAGCCCCCGTCAATCAAAAGACAAGGGTTTTTCAACGGAATCGCGCTGATATCCACACCCTGGGGCATACTCGCCACCCAAACCACAATATCCGCTAGGGGTAACGCCTCTTCTAGGCCGAGAATCTTGCCGCGCCCCAATTCCGTTTGCAGGTTGTTGAGTCGCTCTTGATTGCGGGCAATCAGCAGGAGATCTTGGACATCCGTTTTGCGATCGAGCCAGCGACAAACCGCGCTGCCAATGTCCCCCGTAGCACCGCACACCGCCACAGTTGCCTCGGAGAGCTTGATCCCCAGTGTGGCGGCATATTGTTCCACTTGGCGACAGATGATGTAGGCAGTGTGGGTGTTGCCGGTGGTGAAGCGACTAAAGTCGAGTTCGACGTTGCGCACCTGTTTATTGGCGCTCAAATTAAAATTTTCAAAAATAATC
Coding sequences within:
- the accA gene encoding acetyl-CoA carboxylase carboxyl transferase subunit alpha, translating into MSATKNRPFLLTFEKPLCELESRIEQIRELARENNVDVSEQIRELEAKADQLRQEIFSSLTPAQRLQLARHPRRPSTLDYIQAMCDEWLELHGDRSGNDDPALVGGVARLGGMPVVMLGHQKGRDTKDNVLRNFGMASPGGYRKALRLMEHANRFGMPILTFIDTPGAWAGVEAEKRGQGEAIAYNLREMFSFDVPILCTVIGEGGSGGALGIGVGDRILMFEHAVYTVATPEACAAILWKDAAKAPQAAAALKITAWDLKNLGILDEILPEPSSGAHSDPIGAAQGLKASLLKNLEVLLSLTPAERREARYQKFRAIGQFHDLGA
- a CDS encoding long-chain acyl-[acyl-carrier-protein] reductase, producing the protein MFGLIGHLTNLEHAHAKAHELGYLEESEQGLDLWCAAPPQVVDHITVTSATGQKIEGKYVESFFLPEMLSQRRIKTAIRKILNAMACAQKEHLDITALGGFSSIIFENFNLSANKQVRNVELDFSRFTTGNTHTAYIICRQVEQYAATLGIKLSEATVAVCGATGDIGSAVCRWLDRKTDVQDLLLIARNQERLNNLQTELGRGKILGLEEALPLADIVVWVASMPQGVDISAIPLKNPCLLIDGGYPKNLDTKLAQEGVSVLKGGIVEHSLDIDWKIMEIVEMDVPGRQFFACFAEAMLLEFEQWHTNFSWGRNQITVEKMEQIGAASVKHGFQPLLTV